In one window of Thalassoroseus pseudoceratinae DNA:
- a CDS encoding tyrosine-type recombinase/integrase — protein MNTVTPQRTHLGLFCDRPFPRLYDPVIEVPRVKHYSRRMEQAYVDWICRRHHWHESSVSKAIRTAARQSDITKRVTAHTFRHSFATHLIEAGYDIRTVQELLGHKDVRTTMIYTHVLNRDGRGVRSPADFDCFHS, from the coding sequence ATGAACACAGTAACGCCCCAACGCACGCACCTCGGTCTGTTCTGCGATCGGCCATTTCCACGACTTTACGACCCCGTGATCGAGGTTCCGCGGGTCAAACACTACAGCCGCCGAATGGAACAAGCTTACGTTGACTGGATTTGCCGCCGTCATCACTGGCATGAGTCGTCGGTTTCCAAGGCAATTCGCACCGCAGCCCGCCAGAGCGATATCACGAAACGCGTCACAGCTCACACGTTCCGTCATTCGTTTGCCACGCATCTGATCGAGGCGGGCTACGACATACGAACGGTGCAGGAACTCCTTGGGCACAAGGATGTTAGAACGACAATGATCTATACCCATGTTTTAAACCGTGATGGCCGTGGCGTTCGCAGCCCTGCAGATTTCGATTGTTTCCATTCCTAA